In Puniceicoccaceae bacterium, one DNA window encodes the following:
- a CDS encoding YciI family protein yields the protein MKFVCLGYFDEQQFNALPEAERQSMEQCCLAYDNELRETGHFIGGEPLGPACNAVTLRMQNGAVAVTEGPFAETKEVLGGILMLEARDLNHAISLMSQHPGVRIGPFEIRSVDPEFAEKMERGGKSATA from the coding sequence ATGAAATTTGTTTGTTTGGGATATTTCGACGAGCAGCAGTTCAACGCCTTGCCTGAAGCAGAGCGCCAGAGCATGGAGCAGTGCTGTCTCGCTTACGACAATGAACTGCGGGAAACCGGACATTTTATCGGTGGTGAACCACTGGGTCCGGCCTGCAATGCGGTGACCCTGCGCATGCAAAACGGTGCGGTTGCGGTGACGGAGGGTCCGTTTGCAGAGACCAAGGAGGTTCTCGGTGGCATATTGATGCTGGAGGCCCGCGACCTGAATCATGCGATTTCGCTGATGAGCCAACATCCGGGCGTTCGCATCGGTCCCTTTGAAATCCGTTCGGTGGATCCTGAATTTGCCGAAAAAATGGAACGCGGCGGGAAATCTGCAACCGCCTGA
- a CDS encoding RNA polymerase sigma factor, which yields MSGDASFQSRMDQIYRSESGKVLASLIRLIGDMDVAEDALHDAFTAAIKTWPQSSIPENPAAWLITTGKFKAIDVLRRRSRRHMLEPELQRRLDEIESANHSFAEQDIQDDRLRLIFTCCHPAIDPDIQIPLTLREVCGLTTEEIASAFLTSRSTMAQRIVRGKKKIQEARIPFSIPSTAELPERLDSVLAVVYLVFNEGYSASAGQCAIRFELCSEAIRLARAILSLLPEPEVMGLLALMLLHESRRSARLDDAGDIVLLEDQDRSRWDQELIAEGRQWVERAMKLGGVGHYTLQAAISCVHADASSAAQTDWNQIVLLYGLLFRLRPTPVVELNQAVAIAMRDGPEAGLTRIDALLQRGQLQDYHLAHSARGELLRRNGRFEQAAQAFELALGLARQEPERRLLQRKLRMVESSSGVKRA from the coding sequence ATGTCCGGCGACGCCTCCTTCCAGTCCCGAATGGATCAGATTTACCGCAGTGAATCTGGAAAGGTACTCGCATCGCTGATCCGGCTGATCGGGGATATGGATGTGGCGGAAGATGCACTGCATGATGCGTTTACTGCGGCGATCAAGACATGGCCCCAATCGTCGATTCCGGAGAATCCGGCAGCCTGGCTGATCACCACCGGTAAGTTCAAGGCCATTGACGTGCTGCGTCGACGCTCGCGGCGCCACATGCTCGAGCCGGAGCTACAGCGACGTCTGGACGAAATCGAATCTGCAAATCACTCCTTTGCGGAACAGGATATTCAGGATGATCGGCTGCGCCTGATTTTCACATGCTGTCACCCAGCTATTGACCCGGACATTCAGATACCCCTGACCCTGCGGGAAGTGTGTGGACTGACGACCGAAGAGATTGCGAGCGCATTTCTAACCTCTCGGTCAACAATGGCGCAGCGAATCGTGCGCGGAAAAAAGAAGATCCAAGAGGCTCGCATCCCGTTCAGCATACCCTCCACCGCAGAGTTACCCGAGCGACTTGATTCGGTGCTGGCAGTGGTGTACCTGGTCTTCAACGAGGGTTATTCTGCATCTGCCGGGCAGTGCGCCATTCGCTTCGAACTGTGCAGCGAAGCGATTCGCCTGGCGCGCGCGATTCTGAGTCTGTTGCCAGAACCCGAAGTCATGGGATTGCTGGCGCTGATGCTGTTGCATGAGTCGCGACGCAGCGCGCGCCTCGATGATGCGGGCGATATCGTTTTGCTCGAGGACCAGGATCGTAGCCGCTGGGATCAGGAGTTGATTGCAGAAGGACGCCAGTGGGTGGAACGTGCCATGAAATTGGGAGGTGTGGGGCACTATACACTGCAGGCGGCGATTTCCTGCGTGCATGCGGATGCATCGAGTGCAGCTCAGACAGACTGGAATCAGATCGTGTTGCTCTACGGACTGTTGTTCCGGTTGCGACCTACTCCTGTGGTTGAGTTGAATCAGGCGGTGGCGATCGCCATGCGGGATGGTCCGGAGGCTGGACTCACCCGGATCGATGCCCTGCTGCAGCGTGGGCAATTGCAGGACTACCACCTCGCGCACTCTGCACGTGGAGAGTTGCTGCGTCGAAACGGACGGTTTGAGCAGGCGGCGCAGGCCTTTGAGCTGGCACTGGGACTTGCGCGACAGGAACCGGAGCGGCGATTGTTACAGCGAAAACTTCGAATGGTTGAGAGTTCATCCGGTGTGAAACGGGCGTGA
- a CDS encoding DUF1080 domain-containing protein, producing the protein MNALLRTLNCALTVLALLHMPLMQAADSTSDDSWVSLFNGRDLKGWTPKFTGHALGANPGETFRVEQGILRVVYDPAKPFQNEFGHLFYRAPFTHYVLRIEYRFVGEQASGGPGWAYRNSGVMVHSQAPETMGEAQNFPVSIEVQFLGGNGIDARPTGNLCTPGTHVVMDGKLHTAHCTESTSPTFHGEQWVTAEVEVRGNERIVHRINGTTVMEYSQPQLDPDDADAQRLIQSDDLSLQGGFIALQAESHPIEFRRVEIRMLKP; encoded by the coding sequence ATGAATGCATTGCTGCGAACCCTGAACTGTGCGCTGACGGTGTTGGCGCTACTGCACATGCCCCTCATGCAGGCGGCTGACTCGACTTCCGACGATTCTTGGGTTTCGCTTTTTAACGGACGCGACCTGAAGGGATGGACCCCAAAATTCACGGGCCATGCACTCGGGGCCAATCCGGGAGAAACTTTTCGCGTCGAGCAGGGAATTCTGCGTGTGGTTTACGATCCCGCGAAACCCTTTCAGAATGAGTTCGGGCATCTGTTTTACCGAGCACCGTTCACGCACTATGTGCTGCGCATCGAATATCGTTTTGTGGGAGAACAGGCGAGTGGCGGTCCCGGTTGGGCCTATCGCAACAGTGGAGTGATGGTGCACAGTCAGGCTCCGGAAACCATGGGCGAAGCGCAGAATTTTCCGGTCTCCATTGAGGTACAGTTTCTTGGGGGGAACGGGATTGACGCGCGTCCGACTGGCAATCTCTGCACTCCGGGCACTCATGTCGTGATGGACGGAAAACTGCACACGGCACATTGCACGGAATCGACTTCACCAACCTTTCACGGCGAACAGTGGGTGACTGCTGAGGTGGAAGTGCGGGGCAATGAACGCATCGTTCACCGCATCAACGGGACGACTGTCATGGAATATTCGCAGCCTCAGCTGGACCCGGACGATGCCGACGCACAGCGCTTGATTCAGAGCGACGATCTTTCCCTGCAGGGTGGATTTATCGCGCTGCAGGCAGAGAGTCATCCCATCGAATTCCGACGGGTAGAGATACGCATGCTCAAGCCCTGA